From the genome of Colletotrichum higginsianum IMI 349063 chromosome 4, whole genome shotgun sequence, one region includes:
- a CDS encoding Small secreted protein — translation MPVPFETLIPYGIMIAVRAISMLMFGITGTGLHVIKGIQNGGKKPRWGLDQWDRVMMDRDRRLTGDLRGQIGNHEAPPGFELNNPWRLEKRIS, via the exons ATGCCTGTTCCTTTCGAGACGCTCATTCCTTATGGAATCATGATTGCCGTAAGAGCTATCTCGATGCTT ATGTTCGGTATCACCGGTACCGGACTGCACGTCATCAAGGGCATCCAGAACGGTGGAAAGAAGCCTCGTTGGGGTCTGGACCAGTGGGATCGGGTAA TGATGGACCGAGACCGTAGACTTACGGGCGACTTGCGTGGGCAAATTGGAAACCACGAAGCGCCTCCTGGCTTCGAGCTGAACAACCCTTGGAGA TTAGAGAAGCGCATCTCGTAG
- a CDS encoding Histone acetyltransferase, translating to MASAQLTEEELQQSAILSEEDAEFEDAPCIPADQIPQTTESPLTNPNTHDDELSDAVGDEDNQGDASVIENDVEMGEYPDDNSELSEQESLDEELEIHSQGDMDRHTEQDERDDASGGARSRSSSLLDDIEEDEAEGVGAVKIRPGETDDEDADDPESDHTDSHSESANESEEDAAWDEVAAAGEDDEEGSEDAAPNTCMFCKQDEEHDPAEDFEEFLTCVDCGENSHQHCARAAGALQDLNSASQWKCLDCASEDQAPVDDAQGDATLKQERDNADEHYKDKEREPELDVDLSPSSRRSTASQVARDLLPAQKGTIKPDSHSVFNHLLLDGDPMDGSRVLRKRKTSSVEADDVVVSLRKRRRNVSKERDSSQGAGTSQDGPNGIKEKDSRRKLRLNPARKAQAVTITRRSRSIIVKMRVKTSALRRALSRKSESSRRRVERAGTAASSHDGLTAAMTGSFTSSDYTHPFYSFFDRETDDVKTKPYGGILSETEADTSRTLPTNDDRRRFDEAKQKAEEVWRARLQSAQLNLATPAKRSKKNSGPASQIECIDFGGWEIDTWYAAPYPEEYSRNRTLYICEFCLKYMNSDYVAWRHKLKCPAKHPPGDEIYRHGSVSVFEVDGRKNPVYCQNLCLLAKLFLGSKTLYYDVEPFLFYVLCEYDALGYHFVGYFSKEKRASSQNNVSCILTLPIHQRKGYGNLLIDFSYLLTRVERKTGSPEKPLSDMGLVSYRNYWRLVLCRYLLDHVEEDKSAAPGLSIRQMSDDTGLTPDDVISALEGLRCLVRDPQTELYAFRVDIAYCNEYIAKWEAKDYVKLNPDSLTWTPYVMGRGNATNFELGPAISAIAPREEDDSQKPAHETLPPTSQQDPTTNGLPTKDIANSPHTPDGASFASTEGVGKDVNGSKAGNDVYESTESHHDGLLLNGNTVKEQAHEEASRRSEVPHPTTPGPPVGQDWAGMYKNVPPSRFEVYPPPGGRRSDRPRPSVPRPSVARNTSNSSRPRRSGGGSSVRRPTATRPKSKSSSSSSRRKTGGTGRGPGRWPKGTKKSDYGNADSGPGLPPGWVKDKQQLASLGVAKGQEVEGLTSESKETIDVVRVQFEKGAQDAASGNVAGGYHGSHGNADGRTDDE from the exons ATGGCAAGCGCGCAACTTACCGAGGAAGAGCTACAGCAGAGCGCGATTTTATCGGAGGAAGATGCCGAATTCGAAGACGCACCTTGTATACCTGCTGATCAGATACCGCAAACTACCGAAAGCCCGTTGACGAATCCCAATACACATGATGACGAACTCTCGGATGCAGTTGGCGACGAAGACAATCAAGGAGACGCAAGCGTCATCGAGAACGACGTTGAAATGGGCGAGTACCCAGACGACAACAGCGAGCTTTCCGAGCAAGAATCACTAGACGAGGAGTTAGAAATTCATTCTCAGGGGGATATGGATCGGCACACGGAACAAGATGAAAGAGATGACGCTTCAGGCGGCGCTCGGAGTCGCAGCAGTAGTTTGCTGGACGATAttgaggaggatgaggcgGAAGGTGTCGGCGCTGTCAAAATCAGGCCGGGTGAAaccgacgatgaggacgcAGACGATCCTGAGAGCGATCACACTGATTCGCACAGCGAATCCGCCAACGAATCCGAGGAGGACGCTGCGTgggacgaggtcgccgcagcaggcgaagatgacgaagagGGATCGGAGGACGCGGCACCTAATACGTGTATGTTCTGCAAGCAAGACGAAGAGCACGATCCTGCGGAAGACTTCGAGGAGTTTCTGACCTGTGTCGACTGCGGCGAAAATT CACACCAACATTGCGCTCGAGCGGCCGGTGCTCTTCAGGATCTAAACA GTGCCTCCCAATGGAAGTGTCTCGATTGTGCATCGGAAGACCAGGCCCCTGTCGATGATGCCCAAGGCGACGCTACTCTAAAGCAGGAGCGCGATAACGCCGACGAGCACTATAAGGATAAGGAACGCGAgcccgagctcgacgtcgacctctcTCCGTCTTCCAGACGCTCTACGGCATCTCAAGTTGCGCGGGACTTGCTTCCAGCTCAAAAAGGCACAATCAAACCCGATTCTCATTCGGTCTTTAACCACCTTTTGCTAGACGGCGACCCTATGGACGGATCCCGTGTGCTTCGTAAGCGCAAGACATCCTCTGTCGAAGCCGATGATGTTGTCGTGTCGCTTCGAAAGCGTCGGCGCAATGTGTCCAAAGAGCGGGACTCGAGCCAGGGTGCCGGGACATCGCAAGATGGTCCAAACGGGATCAAAGAAAAGGACTCACGACGCAAGCTGCGCCTCAACCCCGCGCGCAAAGCCCAGGCGGTCACTATTACGCGACGGTCTCGTtccatcatcgtcaagaTGCGCGTAAAGACATCCGCTCTCCGCCGAGCCCTATCCAGAAAGTCTGAGTCAAGTCGAAGAAGAGTGGAGAGGGCAGGCACGGCTGCATCGTCGCATGATGGGCTGACCGCCGCCATGACGGGCTCGTTCACTTCATCAGACTATACGCACCCTTTTTATTCATTCTTCGATCGGGAAACGGATGATGTGAAAACGAAGCCCTACGGAGGTATCCTTAGCGAAACGGAGGCTGACACGTCAAGAACATTACCCACCAACGATGATCGCCGGCGGTTTGACGAGGCCAAACAGAAAGCAGAAGAAGTCTGGCGGGCTCGTCTTCAGAGCGCCCAACTAAACCTAGCGACTCCTGCCAAGAGATCCAAGAAGAATTCTGGACCTGCAAGCCAGATCGAGTGCATCGATTTCGGAGGTTGGGAGATCGATACCTGGTATGCCGCTCCCTACCCCGAGGAGTACAGCCGGAACCGGACTCTCTACATCTGCGAGTTCTGCTTGAAGTACATGAACTCGGATTATGTTGCTTGGCGGCATAAACTCAAATGCCCAGCCAAACATCCGCCGGGCGACGAAATATATCGGCACGGGTCCGTGTCCGTCTTTGAGGTGGACGGCCGAAAGAACCCGGTGTATTGTCAGAATCTTTGCCTCCTCGCCAAGCTCTTCCTAGGGTCCAAGACGCTCTACTACGATGTCGAACCGTTCCTTTTTTATGTCCTGTGCGAATACGACGCACTTGGCTATCACTTTGTTGGTTACTTCtcgaaagaaaaaagagcCAGCAGCCAAAACAACGTCTCGTGCATCCTGACTTTGCCTATCCACCAGCGGAAAGGCTATGGCAATCTGCTGATTGATTTTTCTTACCTACTCACCCGCGTGGAACGCAAAACCGGGTCGCCTGAAAAGCCGCTTTCTGACATGGGTCTTGTCTCCTATCGCAACTACTGGAGGCTGGTCCTGTGCCGATATCTACTGGACCATGTCGAAGAAGACAAGTCAGCGGCGCCAGGCCTGAGCATTCGACAGATGTCCGACGACACCGGGCTGACTCCCGATGACGTCATTTCTGCCCTTGAAGGCCTTAGATGCCTCGTGCGTGATCCCCAAACCGAGCTGTATGCTTTTCGCGTCGATATTGCATACTGCAACGAGTATATTGCGAAGTGGGAAGCCAAGGATTACGTCAAACTAAACCCAGACTCGCTCACCTGGACACCATACGTCATGGGACGAGGCAACGCCACGAACTTCGAGCTTGGCCCTGCCATCAGTGCGATCGCAccgcgagaagaagacgacagTCAAAAGCCGGCTCACGAGACACTGCCACCTACCTCACAGCAAGACCCAACCACCAACGGCCTTCCGACCAAGGACATCGCCAACAGTCCTCACACCCCTGACGGCGCCTCGTTCGCTAGCACAGAGGGTGTTGGCAAGGATGTGAATGGGTCGAAGGCGGGGAACGACGTTTACGAATCGACAGAGTCACACCATGATGGTTTACTGCTAAACGGCAACACTGTCAAGGAACAGGCCCATGAGGAGGCGTCTCGGCGCAGTGAAGTACCTCATCCGACGACTCCTGGACCGCCAGTGGGGCAGGACTGGGCCGGCATGTATAAGAACGTACCGCCGTCGAGGTTTGAAGTGTATCCGCCTCCTGGTGGCCGACGTTCCGACCGGCCGCGGCCAAGTGTTCCTCGGCCATCTGTGGCTCGGAACACAAGCAACAGTTCGCGACCACGTCGATCCGGTGGCGGTAGTAGCGTGAGGCGACCCACTGCGACCCGGCCCAAGAGCAAAagctcatcgtcatcatcgcggCGGAAGACGGGCGGGACGGGACGCGGACCGGGCCGGTGGCCCAAGGGTACTAAGAAGAGCGATTATGGGAATGCCGATAGTGGACCTGGTCTTCCGCCGGGTTGGGTCAAGGACAAGCAACAGCTTGCCAGTCTCGGAGTAGCCAAGGGTCAAGAGGTTGAAGGACTCACGTCCGAAAGCAAGGAGACGATCGACGTGGTTCGGGTTCAATTCGAGAAGGGAGCACAGGATGCCGCGAGCGGAAATGTTGCTGGGGGCTACCATGGCAGCCATGGCAATGCCGATGGCCGTACGGACGATGAGTGA
- a CDS encoding Xylosidase arabinofuranosidase, protein MILSRVASASWLMALACSSLVFTERAQDSNSTFYNPIIPGFHPDPSCIFVSEQNDTFFCASSSFNAFPGIPLHASKDLHNWKLIGAIASIHAEKQKADLRQDTY, encoded by the coding sequence ATGATTTTGTCTCGTGTGGCTTCGGCCTCATGGCTGATGGCACTTGCATGCTCCTCTCTGGTTTTCACTGAACGAGCACAGGACTCGAATTCGACATTCTACAACCCTATTATCCCCGGATTCCACCCCGATCCAAGCTGCATATTCGTCTCTGAACAGAACGACACCTTCTTCTGTGCTTCATCGAGCTTCAACGCCTTCCCGGGTATCCCGCTCCACGCCAGCAAGGACCTGCACAACTGGAAGTTGATTGGTGCTATTGCCTCGATCCACGCAGAGAAGCAGAAAGCTGACCTACGACAGGACACGTATTGA
- a CDS encoding Carbonic anhydrase, whose amino-acid sequence MAFHDREYPERAAHSQGQGQVPSRKSLTQCNVSLDIENKFLYALSSNQAWAGYKSHQNPAFFKNLASGQSPSILWLGCSDSRVPETTILGLQPGDVFVHRNIANIVAPTDINTSAVIEYAVAHLKVKHVVLCGHSACGGAKAALGDSRVGGVLDTWLTPLKAVRAQNAVELAGIKNEDLRAVRIAEMNVETGVKVLMANITIQEAIKERGLTVHGCIFDIASGRIRDLGFGTKTPKGRRSSSIISNGEEEEIVRGKHAQLVFRDGGDASMQIH is encoded by the exons ATGGCGTTCCATGACCGTGAGTACCCGGAAAGAGCCGCGCACAgccaaggacaaggccaagttCCATCCCGCAAGTCACTGACGCAATGCAACGTCTCCTTGGACATAGAAAACAAATTTCTGTATGCTCTCAGCTCGAACCAAGCATGGGCCGGGTATAAATCGCATCAGAACCCGGCATTTTTTAAGAACCTCGCTTCAGGACAGTCGCCTTCGATCT TGTGGCTAGGGTGCTCTGATTCGAGGGTGCCAGAGACAACAATCCTCGGGctccagcccggcgacgTCTTCGTCCACCGCAACATTGCCAACATCGTCGCGCCCACCGACATCAACACCTCGGCCGTCATCGAATATGCTGTCGCTCACCTCAAGGTCAAGCACGTTGTTCTTTGCGGCCACTCGGCCTGCGGCGGAGCCAAGGCTGCCCTGGGCGATTCGCGTGTCGGAGGCGTCCTCGACACCTGGCTCACGCCCCTGAAGGCAGTTCGCGCCCAGAATGCCGTGGAGCTCGCAGGCATCAAGAACGAAGACCTCCGGGCCGTCCGGATTGCAGAGATGAATGTTGAAACTGGAGTCAAGGTCCTTATGGCCAACATTACTATccaggaggccatcaaggagcGTGGTCTCACAGTACACGGATGTATTTTCGATATCGCTAGTGGCCGTATCCGAGACCTAGGGTTCGGTACCAAAACCCCGAAGGGTCGCcggagcagcagcatcatTTCCAatggcgaggaggaagagattGTTCGCGGAAAACATGCCCAGCTTGTGTTCCGCGACGGAGGGGATGCGTCAATGCAGATCCACTGA
- a CDS encoding ENTH domain-containing protein, which yields MSKVMRSVKNVTKGYSSVQVKVREATSNDPWGPTGTQMSEIAQLTYNTSTEFYEIMDMLDKRLNDKGKNWRHVLKALKVLDYCLHEGSELVVTWARQSIYIIKTLREFQYVDEDGRDVGQNVRVAAKELTALILDEERLRAERSDRKSWKSRVTGLEEYAPQHTSPTQPRVRRRMSNEDDTEYRLAIEASKQQEEEDRRKRASRAAHETEDDDLAKAIKLSKEEDERRRREMEDNNASLLFDDTPVQTTQPQYTGFNQGYQQGSAVDFFANPIDQNQMQPQPTGFMPNAYTGYQQQPQATGFPNGYGGGGFGMQPNMTDPYGQQQQQQQGFQPQPTGYNPYAQAQVQSPVPQEPVAQPGSNNPWSTGSMKQGTPMKPMQTGSNNPFASSFGRPQPQSQPSMPALGALPEQKTLSTFSQPSYNQPSFNQPSFNQLQATPNQGTNAFGTPQKELTEHEAKLNALLAGGDGMDTFGNTGQTRIPAQHTAPGTFVNSAGTGAQRLTAEATGNNPFLRSQYTGMPNISYGGAQMPAATGPAGINGSNNPFAVTRPQQQNAQPQDLIQF from the exons ATGTCCAAGGTTATGCGAAGCGTCAAGAATGTGACCAAGGGGTACTCCAGCGTCCAGGTCAAGGTCAGAGAAG CCACCAGTAACGATCCATGGGGCCCGACCGGAACCCAGATGAGCGAAATCGCCCAGCTCACGTACAACAC ATCGACCGAGTTCTATGAGATTATGGACATGCTCGACAAGCGATTGAACGACAAGGGAAAGAACTGGAGGCACGTCCTGAAAGCTCTGAAGGTTTTGGATTACTGTCTGCATGAGGGTTCCGAGCTCGTCGTTACGTGGGCGAGGCAGAGTATTTACATCATCAAGACGTTGCGCGAGTTCCAGTACGTTGACGAAGATGGCAGAGATGTCGGCCAGAACG TGCGTGTTGCCGCCAAAGAACTGACAGCCCTTATATTGGACGAGGAGAGGCTACGGGCCGAGAGAAGCGACCGCAAGTCATGGAAGTCTCGTGTCACTGGCCTCGAAGAGTACGCACCCCAGCACACCAGCCCTACTCAGCCGCGCGTCCGCCGCCGGATGAGCAACGAGGACGACACCGAGTACAGACTCGCAATAGAGGCTAGCAagcagcaggaagaagaggatcGCCGGAAAAGAGCGAGCCGCGCTGCCCACGAAACCGAAGATGACGATCTTGCCAAGGCCATTAAGCTgagcaaggaggaggatgagcgacgccgtcgagagATGGAGGATAACAACGCTTCGCTGCTCTTCGACGACACTCCCGTCCAGACAACGCAACCCCAGTATACCGGTTTCAATCAAGGTTATCAGCAAGGAAGTGCTGTCGACTTCTTTGCTAATCCCATCGACCAAAACCAGATGCAGCCTCAACCCACTGGTTTCATGCCCAACGCCTACACGGGataccagcagcagccgcaaGCTACCGGGTTCCCCAACGGCtacggtggcggcggctttGGAATGCAACCAAACATGACTGATCCCTACGgacaacagcagcagcagcagcagggcttCCAACCACAGCCGACCGGCTACAACCCCTACGCCCAGGCACAGGTTCAGAGCCCCGTCCCCCAGGAGCCCGTTGCGCAGCCTGGAAGCAACAACCCGTGGTCTACAGGATCGATGAAGCAGGGAACCCCAATGAAGCCCATGCAGACAGGCTCCAACAACCCTTTCGCATCGTCGTTCGGCCGGCCGCAGCCCCAGAGTCAGCCTTCCATGCCAGCACTTGGCGCTCTTCCCGAGCAAAAAACACTGTCTACCTTCAGTCAACCCAGCTACAACCAACCTAGCTTCAATCAACCTAGCTTCAACCAGCTCCAGGCAACTCCCAACCAAGGTACAAATGCCTTTGGCACCCCGCAGAAGGAGCTTACAGAGCACGAGGCCAAATTGAATGCTCTGCTTGCCGGGGGAGATGGCATGGACACATTCGGCAACACAGGGCAAACGCGTATCCCTGCGCAGCACACGGCTCCTGGGACGTTTGTCAACAGTGCTGGCACAGGGGCTCAGCGCCTTACGGCGGAGGCGACCGGGAACAACCCGTTCCTCCGATCGCAGTACACAGGCATGCCCAACATTTCATATGGAGGTGCGCAAATGCCTGCTGCGACAGGTCCTGCTGGCATCAATGGCAGCAACAATCCGTTTGCGGTGACGAGACCACAGCAGCAGAACGCTCAGCCGCAAGACCTCATTCAATTTTAG
- a CDS encoding Beta-xylosidase, with amino-acid sequence MVNELTEFSGIWAPTLRYHDEAFWVVTTLVDDEKDAADASRWDNIIFKAKDPYDLKSWSDAVHFEFEGYDTEPFWDDDGKTYLNGAHAWKMGPWIQQTEANLDTGEVGEWKTIWSGTGGMAPEGPHIYRKDGWYYLLAAEGMISNANMKYVAKLRDITGGTGLGHMVTMARSNNIDGPYESNPANPILTNANTTDYFQTVGHADLFQDHSGNWWSVALATRSGPQWHHFPMVRETVLTAATWNEGEWPYLTPVAGKMSGWKMPAENLEVKGPGYGRMLYSPMMIAADHLSPWVSLGDVEGDVINFAPNSTVPAHFTHWRYPIESSYAVSPPEQPNSLRLTPSKLNLTALNGNYAGAEGQTFVGRRQQDTLFSYSVDIDFKPTEVEEEAGVSVFLTQNHHFDLGVVLLPANASTQAFPGQNSTIVKDPDELKLHLRFRGESYAPIPANIVAPVPEGWVGAPLQLEIKAFNMTHYAFSCGPAGAASRMQTLLHASNAALSWGFTGVFLGIYATSNGGPGTTPAYISNWKYTPQGQFRD; translated from the exons ATGGTCAATGAGTTGACGGAGTTCAGTGGCATCTGGGCGCCGACATTACGTTACCATGACGAGGCTTTCTGGGTCGTTACGACCCTcgtggacgacgagaaggacgcGGCTGATGCATCGAGATGGGACAAT ATCATCTTCAAAGCCAAGGACCCATACGATTTAAAATCATGGTCCGACGCTGTTCACTTCGAGTTCGAGGGCTACGACACGGAGCCTTTTTGGGATGACGATGGAAAGACTTATCTGAACGGAGCCCATGCCTGGAAGATGGG TCCCTGGATACAACAGACAGAGGCCAATCTTGACACGGGAGAAGTTGGAGAATGGAAGACCATCTGGAGCGGAACCGGTGGCATG GCACCGGAAGGACCGCACATTTATCGCAAAGATGGCTGGTACTATCTATTGGCTGCCGAAGGTATGATTTCGAACGCCAACATGAAATATGTAGCAAAACTGAGGGACATCACAGGCGGCACTGGGCTCGGCCACATGGTCACAATGGCCCGTTCCAACAACATCGACGGCCCCTACGAGTCGAACCCAGCAAACCCGATCCTTACTAACGCCAACACGACCGATTACT TCCAGACGGTTGGGCATGCCGACCTGTTCCAGGACCATTCCGGCAACTG GTGGAGCGTCGCACTCGCCACGAGATCTGGTCCCCAGTGGCATCATTTCCCCATGGTGCGGGAAACTGTCTTGACCGCTGCCACGTGGAATGAAGGGGAGTGGCCGTATTTGACTCCTGTTGCGGGCAAAATGAGTGGTTGGAAAATGCCTGCAGAGAACCTGGAAGTGAAAGGTCCGGGGTATGGTCGAATGCTCTATTCCCCAATGATGATTGCCGCTGATCACCTTAGCCCCTGGGTTTCTCTGGGAGACGTCGAAGGTGATGTGATCAACTTCGCTCCGAACTCGACTGTCCCAGCTCACTTCACGCACTGGCGCTATCCCATCGAGAGTTCGTATGCTGTCTCGCCCCCCGAACAACCCAACAGCCTACGTCTGACACCGTCGAAACTAAACCTCACAGCCCTCAATGGCAACTACGCGGGCGCGGAAGGACAGACGTTTGTCGGGAGACGTCAACAGGACACTCTCTTCAGCTACAGTGTGGATATCGACTTTAAGCCGACCGaggtggaagaggaggcagGTGTATCGGTGTTTCTCACACAAAACCACCACTTTGACTTGGGCGTGGTCTTGCTGCCCGCGAACGCCAGCACACAGGCGTTTCCCGGACAGAACTCGACCATAGTCAAGGATCCGGACGAGCTAAAGCTTCATCTCAGGTTCCGCGGCGAGTCGTATGCCCCTATTCCCGCCAACATCGTGGCACCTGTGCCGGAGGGGTGGGTTGGCGCGCCGCTCCAACTGGAGATCAAGGCATTCAACATGACACATTACGCGTTTTCCTGCGGCCCTGCCGGAGCGGCTTCGCGCATGCAGACACTCTTGCATGCGTCCAATGCCGCTCTGAGCTGGGGATTTACTG GGGTATTCCTGGGCATCTACGCAACTAGCAACGGTGGGCCGGGAACCACACCTGCGTATATATCAAACTGGAAATACACTCCTCAGGGGCAATTCAGAGACTGA
- a CDS encoding Nuclear transport factor 2, with amino-acid sequence MADNFEEIAKQFIEFYYNQFDSDRKGLSSLYREQSMLTFESASSLGVNSIVEKLSSLPFQKVKHQVTTLDAQPTLEGGIIILVTGQLLVDEEQRPMNYTQAFQLLRDPSGNYFVFNDIFKLVYG; translated from the exons ATGGCTGACA ACTTTGAAGAGATCGCAA AGCAGTTCATCGAGTTCTACTACAACCAGTTCGACTCGGACCGCAAGGGACTCTCCAGCCTCTAC CGTGAGCAATCTATGCTGACTTTCGAGTCTGCTTCATCCCTTGGCGTCAACTCCATCGTTGAGAAACTTTCG TCTCTGCCCTTCCAGAAGGTCAAGCACCAGGTTACAACCCTAGATGCCCAGCCCACCCTTGAAGGCGGCATCATCATTCTCGTCACCGGCCAGCTGCTG gtcgacgaggagcagcgccCCATGAACTACACCCAGGCTTTCCAGCTGCTGCGTGATCCCTCCGGCAACTACTTCGTCTTCAACGACATCTTCAAGCTTGTCTACGGTTAA
- a CDS encoding 60S ribosomal protein L8-B, translating to MPPKSGKKVAPAPFPQGKAGSKKAPKNPLIERKPRNFGIGQDIQPRRNLARMVKWPEYVRLQRQKKILNMRLKVPPAIAQFQHVLDRNTAAQAFKLLNKYRPETKAEKKERLVKEATAIKEGKKKEDVSKKPYTVKYGLNHVVGLIENKKASLVLIPNDVDPIELVIFLPALCRKMGVPFAIIKGKARLGTVVHKKTAAVLAITEVRSEDKTELSKLVSAIKDGYLEKTENARKQWGGGIMGAKAQKRTEKKQKALDNAIKV from the exons ATG CCTCCCAAGTCCGGTAAGAAGGTGGCTCCCGCCCCTTTCCCTCAGGGAAAGGCTGGCTCCAAGAAGGCTCCTAAG AACCCTCTTATTGAGCGTAAGCCCCGCAACTTTGGCATCGGCCAGGATATCCAGCCCCGCCGCAACTTGGCCCGCATGGTCAAGTGGCCCGAGTATGTTCGTCTTCAGCGCCAGAAGAAGATCTTGAACATGCGTCTCAAGGTCCCTCCTGCGATTGCCCAGTTCCAGCACGTCCTCGACCGCAACACTGCCGCCCAGGCTTTCAAGCTCCTCAACAAGTACCGccccgagaccaaggccgagaagaaggagcgtctcgtcaaggaggccaccgccatcaaggagggcaagaagaaggaggacgtTTCCAAGAAGCCTTACACTGTCAAGTACGGCTTGAaccacgtcgtcggcctgaTCGAGAACAAGAAGGCTTCCCTCGTCCTGATCCCCAACGATGTTGACCCCATCGAGCTGGTCATCTTCCTCCCTGCCCTCTGCCGCAAGATGGGTGTTCCTttcgccatcatcaaggGCAAGGCTCGCCTCGGCACTGTCGTCCACAAGAAG ACTGCCGCTGTTCTCGCAATCACCGAGGTCCGCTCCGAGGACAAGACCGAGCTCTCCAAGCTCGTGTCTGCTATCAAGGACGGTTACCTTGAGAAGACCGAGAACGCTAGAAAGCAGTGGGGTGGCGGTATCATGGGTGCCAAGGCCCAGAAGCGCaccgagaagaagcaaaaggcTCTTGACAACGCCATCAAGGTCTAA
- a CDS encoding Cytoplasmic tRNA 2-thiolation protein 1 has translation MCHNGAPHAVPSRPVVATISLRAATDMAPVQCAKCKTERALVKRPKNHQKLCKACFISVFEEEVHHTIISSSIFSPGEKVAIGASGGKDSTVLASVLKDLNERYHYGLDLVLLSIDEGIKGYRDDSLETVKRNAVQYDMPLTVVGYDELYGWTMDQVVETIGKKGNCTYCGVFRRQALDRGAKMLGIKHLVTGHNADDVAETILMNLLRGDLPRLGRSTSIVTGDDTCDVKRSKPLKYSYEKEIVLYAHHKKLDYFSTECIYSPEAFRGTARTLIKNLERVRPSAILDIVRSGEDMARLVAGRQGSSCVCTVSTARAAEDEDYTTGCGAQQSKGPARGIAQLDANLSQATLEENLETDFTVTAAAKNRKQTKSRPGPNQASLGVPLQTLGKCERCGYMSSQAICQACLLVDGLNKNKAQIRI, from the exons ATGTGCCACAACggcg CGCCACACGCTGTGCCCAGCCGTCCTGTCGTCGCCACAATCTCCCTGCGCGCAGCCACAGACATGGCCCCAGTTCAATGCGCAAAGTGCAAGACGGAGCGAGCTCTCGTCAAGCGACCCAAGAACCACCAAAAGCTCTGCAAGGCCTGCTTCATTTCGGTTTTCGAGGAGGAAGTCCACCATACCATTATCTCCTCGTCCATTTTTTCCCCGGGCGAGAAAGTGGCTATTGGTGCGTCGGGAGGCAAAGATTCGACCGTTTTAGCGAGCGTCCTCAAGGATCTTAACGAGCGATATCACTATGGCTTGGACCTTGTGCTGCTCAGCATTGACGAGGGAATCAAGGGCTATCGAGACGACTCTTTGGAGACTGTCAAGAGAAATGCCGTTCAGTACGATATGCCCCTGACAGTCGTTGGGTACGATGAGCTGTACGGTTGGACTATGGATCAGGTCGTCGAAACCATCGGAAAGAAGGGAAACTGCACCTATTGCGGTGTGTTTCGCCGACAAGCACTCGACCGTGGCGCGAAGATGTTAGGCATCAAGCACCTTGTCACCGGCCACAACGCAGATGATGTTGCCGAAACCATCTTGATGAACCTCCTGAGAGGTGATTTGCCTCGCCTGGGCCGCAGTACGAGTATCGTCACTGGGGATGACACCTGTGATGTCAAGCGTAGCAAGCCTCTCAAGTATTCCTACGAAAAAGAGATTGTGCTATACGCCCACCACAAGAAGCTCGACTACTTCAGTACCGAATGCATATACAGCCCAGAGGCATTCAGAGGGACCGCACGTACCCTCATCAAGAACCTTGAGAGGGTCCGGCCAAGTGCCATTCTAGACATCGTCCGCAGTGGCGAAGATATGGCTCGTCTTGTGGCAGGCAGGCAAGGCAGCTCCTGTGTTTGCACCGTATCCACTGCTCGCGCTGCTGAGGACGAGGATTATACCACTGGCTGTGGCGCACAACAAAGCAAGGGTCCAGCGAGAGGGATTGCTCAGTTGGATGCCAACCTGAGCCAAGCAACTCTCGAGGAAAACCTCGAGACAGACTTTACTGTTACAGCAGCTGCGAAGAACAGGAAGCAAACGAAGAGTCGACCAGGGCCTAACCAGGCCTCGCTCGGTGTTCCTTTACAGACACTTGGCAAGTGCGAGAGGTGCGGTTACATGTCTAGCCAGGCCATATGTCAAGCTTGCTTGTTGGTGGATGGACTCAATAAGAACAAGGCGCAGATTCGAATTTAG